A stretch of Lactiplantibacillus brownii DNA encodes these proteins:
- a CDS encoding ABC transporter ATP-binding protein — MSIQIHAVSQNYHGKKVLDDINLTIEPNKIYGLLGRNGAGKSTLLNIISNRIFASQGIVTLDEESLNDNDRTLGRIYLMSEVNLYSERSKLTKLFDTTELLYGSFDRQYAKALADKFDLDLTSRFGKLSTGYRSIFKLIVALCVPADYIFLDEPVLGLDANHRELFYQELIETYSEKPRTFVISTHLIEEIANLIEHVFVLNDHRIVVNGSVPDILEKAYTVSGPDTDVSQYTAGLNVIGDDHLGGITAHYVYGALADDRPIPDTVKVEHLDLQKLFINLTNEKKVATHVS; from the coding sequence ATGAGCATTCAAATTCACGCCGTCAGTCAAAACTATCACGGCAAAAAAGTTCTTGATGACATCAACTTAACGATCGAACCGAACAAGATCTATGGTTTATTGGGTCGTAACGGTGCTGGTAAAAGTACTTTGCTGAACATTATCAGTAATCGTATCTTTGCCAGTCAAGGCATCGTTACTTTAGACGAGGAATCACTGAACGACAACGATCGTACCCTCGGTCGGATCTATTTAATGAGTGAAGTTAACTTATATTCTGAACGGTCTAAATTAACCAAGCTATTTGATACGACAGAACTGTTATATGGCAGTTTTGATCGGCAATACGCCAAGGCTCTGGCCGACAAATTCGACTTGGATTTAACCTCACGTTTTGGCAAACTCTCAACCGGTTATCGTTCAATCTTCAAATTAATTGTGGCCTTGTGTGTGCCAGCTGACTACATTTTCCTTGATGAACCCGTATTAGGCTTGGATGCCAATCACCGTGAATTGTTCTATCAAGAATTGATTGAGACCTATTCAGAAAAACCACGGACTTTCGTGATTTCAACTCACTTGATTGAAGAAATTGCTAACTTGATTGAGCATGTCTTTGTGCTAAATGACCACAGAATCGTGGTCAATGGCAGTGTGCCTGATATTTTAGAAAAAGCCTACACGGTTTCTGGTCCAGACACCGATGTCAGCCAATATACAGCCGGTTTAAACGTCATCGGTGACGATCATCTGGGCGGAATCACCGCTCACTATGTTTATGGGGCTTTGGCGGATGATCGCCCGATTCCAGATACTGTTAAAGTTGAACATTTAGACTTGCAGAAACTCTTTATCAATTTAACCAACGAAAAGAAGGTTGCTACTCATGTCAGCTAA
- a CDS encoding GntR family transcriptional regulator: MQFNFNSTEPIYLQVAEQIEEAIFARTFVEGEQIPSTTEISKEFHINPATVLKGMNILVDANLIEKRRGVGMFVIAGAQGRIVEKRRNQFYDDYVKNLVSEARKLHITKQELAQLIERGFSTK, encoded by the coding sequence ATGCAGTTCAACTTCAATAGTACTGAACCAATCTATTTACAAGTTGCTGAACAGATCGAAGAAGCAATCTTTGCTCGGACCTTTGTGGAGGGTGAACAAATTCCCTCAACAACTGAAATTTCCAAAGAATTCCATATTAATCCAGCCACCGTGCTCAAAGGGATGAACATCTTAGTAGATGCCAATCTCATTGAAAAACGTCGTGGCGTTGGGATGTTCGTCATTGCCGGTGCGCAAGGCCGGATTGTCGAAAAACGGCGAAATCAATTTTACGATGATTACGTCAAAAATCTTGTGAGTGAAGCCCGGAAACTGCACATTACTAAACAAGAACTTGCACAATTAATCGAACGGGGGTTTTCAACAAAATGA
- a CDS encoding FtsX-like permease family protein, which translates to MLTKLAMTGFQKRWRDYLVLFSGLIMSSAIFYMFEALATNKTFLKQNTGISMIGMIFQFGSVLLTIITLVYIGYANSFLLSMRKRDYGLFMLVGARKGKIGQLIWLETLLVGITATIVGILFGTLLTLGLSQLLISSLGLTLHHLAAWYLPAALTTLLLYVGLFLLAGFFNLIALTKTPALKLLHSNDQPNRPQLKPVRQAVEVVIGLIAIAIGYWSMANLDKLQMAGIGLALVTIVLGTYLLFNAIFVWLVILLKRLPFANRGLNGFTLSQLGFRIRNYTKILSIVAMLFALALGAITVGMGFHRQVPLMVKGSNAYDMGLVNTTNAQKAQLKALKPTTESMYRFKVGKKAVYYRASDFNQHPFITMTQSGRNQLKFTVKHNNAQQLLKSTASYQLGSLQGSAQQRLSTQMLSDAQYAKLGQPEQRLTVFATKDVTAHTAALKKLATSQRQRDTGLQGEMLGGRYTGYQVINSMYSGLEFMGFFLGVAFLAMLASCLMFKILSGAAADQHRYVMLNKIGTRKTQLNSALRKEIAVLFILPGIVGVVHVLFGLKMFSFIMVGSPYVGIWLPFLIFAGLYLIYYLITVQIYRRIVLQ; encoded by the coding sequence ATGTTAACTAAACTTGCTATGACCGGCTTCCAAAAACGCTGGCGTGATTACTTAGTCTTGTTTTCTGGCTTAATCATGTCCAGTGCCATCTTCTACATGTTCGAAGCCTTAGCCACAAACAAAACGTTCTTAAAACAAAATACCGGCATCAGTATGATCGGCATGATTTTCCAATTTGGTTCCGTTTTATTGACCATTATTACCTTGGTCTACATCGGTTACGCCAACTCATTCTTACTCAGTATGCGCAAACGTGACTATGGTTTATTCATGTTAGTCGGCGCACGTAAAGGTAAAATTGGCCAACTGATTTGGTTAGAAACCCTCTTAGTCGGCATCACAGCCACCATTGTCGGTATTCTCTTCGGCACACTACTGACGCTTGGTCTGAGTCAATTACTCATTAGTAGCCTCGGCTTAACCCTGCATCACTTAGCCGCTTGGTACTTGCCAGCAGCGTTAACGACGCTGTTACTCTATGTTGGCCTCTTCTTACTAGCCGGTTTCTTCAACTTAATTGCCTTAACGAAGACTCCTGCCCTGAAATTGTTACACAGTAATGATCAGCCCAACCGGCCCCAACTCAAGCCCGTCCGACAAGCCGTTGAAGTCGTTATTGGCCTCATCGCCATTGCCATCGGCTACTGGTCGATGGCCAACTTGGATAAGTTACAGATGGCCGGCATCGGCTTAGCCTTAGTCACGATCGTGTTAGGAACGTACCTTTTATTTAATGCCATCTTTGTTTGGTTGGTCATCTTGCTCAAACGATTACCATTTGCTAATCGGGGTTTAAATGGCTTCACATTATCACAATTAGGTTTCCGAATTCGAAATTATACGAAGATCTTATCCATCGTGGCCATGCTTTTCGCCTTAGCACTCGGTGCCATCACGGTCGGCATGGGTTTCCATCGCCAAGTGCCACTGATGGTCAAAGGTAGTAACGCCTACGACATGGGCTTAGTCAATACAACTAATGCTCAAAAAGCTCAACTTAAAGCTTTAAAGCCTACCACTGAAAGCATGTATCGTTTCAAGGTTGGCAAAAAAGCCGTTTACTATCGGGCTAGTGACTTCAATCAGCACCCATTTATCACGATGACTCAATCTGGCCGTAACCAACTTAAATTTACGGTTAAGCACAACAATGCCCAACAATTGCTAAAATCAACCGCCAGTTACCAACTTGGTTCATTACAAGGGAGTGCTCAACAACGTTTGAGTACCCAGATGTTAAGTGACGCGCAATACGCCAAATTAGGCCAGCCAGAACAACGTTTGACCGTCTTCGCCACCAAAGATGTGACTGCACACACCGCGGCCTTGAAAAAGCTCGCAACTAGTCAACGTCAACGCGATACCGGCTTGCAAGGCGAAATGTTAGGCGGCCGTTACACCGGTTACCAAGTAATCAATAGTATGTATTCCGGCTTAGAATTCATGGGCTTCTTCTTAGGGGTTGCCTTTTTAGCCATGTTAGCGAGCTGCTTAATGTTCAAAATCTTGTCCGGCGCCGCAGCGGACCAACACCGTTACGTCATGCTCAATAAGATTGGAACACGCAAAACCCAACTGAACAGTGCCTTACGCAAAGAAATTGCCGTCTTATTCATCCTGCCCGGCATTGTTGGCGTCGTCCACGTCCTCTTTGGACTCAAAATGTTCAGCTTCATTATGGTCGGTTCACCTTATGTTGGTATTTGGTTACCATTCTTAATTTTTGCGGGGCTCTATTTAATCTACTATCTCATCACGGTCCAAATTTATCGGCGGATCGTCTTACAATAA
- a CDS encoding DUF1129 domain-containing protein produces the protein MSAKLKVATRYLFREQLKYLGLVYFYVIASLAVIPFLFALFTGTLNHLSFGHLFVFNFSFIFGLFAFIWMTFSYDNFKLFIQNGISRKTFWLARLLSLLMVSLIGELLATIYYFAVSNPIQHWHFAQGFNHQFYAQLYGTHFGSGTMPNLIAGFILTWLLFVALGLSGMALGSIFSLLTKTVRRVVLIAIPILGGFFLVFLMNVSSPGSATDAHTKAIFEFLYWLMGGSNHDSAGSLNPIMPALTLIVIGILMAAIAYYFNRKLKLKNA, from the coding sequence ATGTCAGCTAAATTGAAAGTCGCGACGCGCTATTTATTTCGTGAACAACTGAAATACTTAGGTCTCGTTTATTTCTATGTAATTGCAAGTTTAGCGGTCATCCCGTTCCTTTTTGCGCTATTCACTGGCACCTTAAATCACCTTTCATTTGGCCATCTATTTGTCTTTAATTTTAGTTTTATCTTTGGCTTATTCGCCTTCATCTGGATGACATTCAGCTACGATAACTTCAAACTGTTCATTCAAAATGGTATCTCTCGTAAAACTTTCTGGTTAGCACGCCTACTTAGCTTGCTTATGGTTAGTTTAATTGGCGAACTGTTGGCGACAATTTATTACTTCGCCGTTAGTAACCCGATTCAACACTGGCATTTCGCACAAGGCTTTAACCATCAATTTTACGCTCAGTTATATGGGACGCATTTTGGTTCTGGTACCATGCCAAACTTAATTGCTGGCTTTATTCTCACCTGGCTACTCTTTGTTGCGCTAGGCCTCAGCGGGATGGCACTTGGAAGCATCTTCAGCCTGTTAACGAAAACGGTGCGACGAGTTGTTCTGATTGCTATTCCAATTTTGGGCGGCTTTTTCTTAGTCTTTCTCATGAATGTTTCCAGCCCTGGATCGGCGACGGATGCTCATACTAAAGCCATTTTTGAATTTCTTTATTGGCTCATGGGTGGCTCTAACCATGATTCCGCTGGTAGTTTAAACCCCATCATGCCAGCGTTAACGCTTATCGTTATTGGGATACTGATGGCAGCTATTGCTTACTACTTCAACCGGAAATTAAAGCTCAAAAATGCTTAA
- a CDS encoding ABC transporter ATP-binding protein, producing MPTTPIMTVTDLHKTYGKAGTKQYEALKGINFDVNAGEFVGIMGASGSGKTTLLNMLATLDQPTSGEVTINQQPITHLKGNQLADFRAKEIGFIFQDFNLLETMTAYENIALPLTLQNTSLKKIKPAVEAVATHLGIAEFLNNYPNELSGGQKQRVAAARALINEPAMLFGDEPTGALDSKSARELLDLFTTINHEQAVSILLVTHDPFSASYCQRILFIKDGKIGQELQRANLTRQDFYQQILDTLGTFEQ from the coding sequence ATGCCAACTACACCAATTATGACGGTGACCGATTTACACAAAACTTACGGTAAGGCCGGAACAAAACAATATGAAGCGTTAAAGGGAATCAACTTCGACGTTAACGCGGGCGAATTTGTCGGCATCATGGGCGCTTCAGGTTCTGGGAAGACCACGTTACTCAATATGCTTGCTACCTTGGATCAACCCACTAGTGGTGAAGTCACCATTAATCAACAACCGATTACCCACTTAAAGGGCAATCAACTTGCTGATTTTCGGGCGAAAGAAATTGGCTTTATTTTTCAAGACTTTAACTTGCTTGAAACGATGACTGCTTATGAAAACATCGCGTTGCCCTTAACTTTACAAAATACTAGCCTGAAAAAAATCAAGCCAGCGGTAGAAGCCGTCGCGACTCATTTAGGGATTGCGGAATTCTTGAACAACTATCCAAACGAACTTTCCGGTGGTCAAAAACAACGGGTCGCTGCCGCCCGGGCCTTGATCAACGAACCCGCCATGTTATTCGGGGATGAACCAACTGGTGCTTTGGACTCAAAGTCAGCACGTGAATTGTTAGATTTATTCACTACGATTAATCATGAACAAGCCGTTTCCATCTTACTCGTCACCCATGATCCGTTTTCAGCTAGTTATTGCCAACGTATCCTATTCATCAAAGACGGTAAGATCGGTCAAGAATTACAGCGAGCTAACTTAACACGGCAAGACTTCTATCAACAAATTCTCGACACCCTTGGCACATTCGAACAATAG
- a CDS encoding asparaginase: MKKILVLHTGGTIAMSADAAGNMAPGAQNPLDSYENPFSGEVQLETEDVFNLPSPHITPARMLQLKQRIAKAASEGVDGVVVTHGTDTLEETAYFLDLTLPNDLPVVVTGAMRSANEIGSDGLHNLETAIQTASTPDAADKGVLVVMNDEIHSARYVTKTHTTNVATFRTPTFGPIGLVAKHGIVFFESLLRSTVCPIRTVVDNVFLIKAYAGMGPELFEAIAQPTTNGVVIEALGAGNLPPATLPAVQKLLDQGIPVVLVSRCFNGIAQDVYDYEGGGVQLKQMGVIFCQGLNGQKARIKLLVGVSAGMSADELARFVATANS; this comes from the coding sequence TTGAAAAAGATTTTAGTCTTGCATACGGGTGGCACGATTGCCATGTCAGCGGATGCAGCTGGTAATATGGCGCCCGGCGCGCAAAATCCCTTGGACAGTTATGAAAATCCATTTAGTGGGGAAGTTCAATTAGAAACAGAAGATGTCTTTAATTTGCCTTCGCCGCATATTACGCCCGCACGGATGTTGCAATTAAAGCAACGGATTGCTAAAGCTGCGAGTGAAGGGGTCGATGGCGTGGTAGTCACCCATGGGACCGATACATTAGAAGAAACAGCGTACTTTTTGGATTTGACGTTACCAAACGATTTGCCCGTCGTAGTGACCGGCGCGATGCGGTCAGCCAATGAAATTGGCTCGGATGGGCTGCATAATTTGGAAACGGCGATCCAAACGGCTAGCACGCCGGATGCAGCTGATAAAGGCGTATTGGTTGTCATGAATGATGAAATTCATTCGGCACGTTATGTGACTAAGACGCACACGACCAACGTTGCGACATTCCGAACACCAACCTTTGGCCCTATTGGGTTAGTAGCGAAACATGGCATTGTCTTCTTTGAATCGCTATTACGGTCAACTGTTTGTCCGATTCGAACGGTTGTCGATAATGTTTTCTTAATCAAGGCTTACGCGGGAATGGGACCAGAGTTATTCGAAGCAATCGCACAACCAACGACTAACGGTGTGGTCATCGAAGCACTGGGTGCCGGCAATTTACCGCCGGCTACTTTACCAGCGGTTCAAAAATTATTGGATCAAGGTATTCCAGTAGTTTTGGTGTCACGTTGTTTCAACGGGATTGCACAAGATGTGTATGATTACGAGGGTGGCGGTGTTCAGCTGAAACAGATGGGTGTGATTTTCTGTCAAGGTTTAAATGGACAAAAGGCTCGCATCAAGCTATTAGTCGGCGTAAGTGCTGGCATGTCAGCTGATGAACTGGCTCGCTTTGTGGCCACTGCCAATTCATAA